In Stigmatella aurantiaca, one genomic interval encodes:
- a CDS encoding sensor histidine kinase codes for MKWRIASVAFLLGSLATGLSWLTLLPTLLHLMDVARRWVPSEGVEAAVLSRVRGFLPFALGLDLLVLVILAYIVLEFTVGRPLRATELAVGQLERLELDLTPISQGGPFLSRIQSALNRMAEALRREQALTRSQLEALRQANARLSRAQTELVSAERLATVGRLAAGVAHEVGNPLAGILGYLSLARMRAPTAELKDFLDRIDHEVHRIDGIVRGLLDLGRPRSGPLAPVDLGQVVETCVRLVRAGPELSRVEVGFALAPGLLARADPGPLSQIVINLLLNAAQAMGGQGTVRVSTGREANEVWLTVEDTGPGLTAEVMARLFEPFFTTKEGKGTGLGLAVSLHLAQGMGGKLTAENAPGGGARFTLWLTAA; via the coding sequence ATGAAGTGGCGCATCGCCAGCGTGGCGTTCCTCCTGGGCTCGCTGGCCACGGGGCTGTCGTGGCTCACCCTGCTGCCCACGTTGCTTCATCTGATGGACGTGGCGCGCCGGTGGGTGCCCTCCGAGGGAGTGGAGGCCGCGGTGCTGTCCCGGGTGCGGGGGTTTCTGCCCTTCGCGCTCGGGTTGGATCTGCTGGTGCTGGTCATCCTGGCGTACATCGTGCTCGAGTTCACCGTGGGCCGGCCGCTCCGGGCCACGGAGCTGGCGGTGGGACAACTGGAGCGGCTCGAGCTGGACCTGACGCCGATCTCCCAGGGCGGCCCCTTCCTGTCGCGCATCCAGAGCGCGCTGAACCGGATGGCGGAGGCGCTTCGCCGGGAGCAGGCGCTGACGCGCTCGCAGCTGGAGGCGCTCCGGCAGGCCAACGCCCGGCTGTCGCGGGCCCAGACGGAGCTGGTGTCCGCGGAGCGCCTGGCCACCGTGGGGCGGCTGGCCGCGGGCGTGGCGCACGAGGTGGGCAACCCGTTGGCGGGGATTCTCGGCTACCTCTCGCTGGCCCGGATGCGCGCGCCCACCGCGGAGCTGAAGGACTTCCTGGACCGGATTGATCATGAGGTCCACCGCATCGATGGCATCGTCCGGGGGCTGCTGGACCTGGGACGTCCGCGCTCCGGCCCGTTGGCGCCCGTGGATCTGGGCCAGGTGGTGGAGACCTGCGTGCGGCTGGTCCGCGCCGGGCCTGAGCTGTCGCGCGTGGAGGTGGGCTTCGCGCTGGCGCCCGGGCTGCTGGCGCGCGCGGATCCGGGCCCCCTCTCCCAGATTGTCATCAACCTGCTGCTGAACGCCGCGCAGGCCATGGGCGGGCAGGGAACGGTGCGCGTCTCCACCGGCCGGGAGGCGAACGAGGTGTGGCTGACGGTGGAGGACACGGGGCCGGGCCTGACGGCGGAGGTGATGGCGCGCCTGTTCGAGCCGTTCTTCACCACCAAGGAAGGCAAGGGGACGGGGCTGGGATTGGCCGTGTCGCTCCACCTGGCGCAGGGCATGGGCGGCAAGCTCACCGCGGAGAACGCTCCGGGCGGGGGCGCCCGGTTCACGCTCTGGCTGACGGCCGCCTGA